A section of the Bacillus sp. HSf4 genome encodes:
- a CDS encoding PadR family transcriptional regulator, with amino-acid sequence MTKRNQTTYALLGLITAGYRTGYEMKQMIDQSLNHFWKISYGQIYPALKHLADTGWVTAAPAAQDKKPDRKEYRITAEGQKALQSWLEEPIKEIAAEKNEFLLKIFFSRQQERPATAEKVREYQRKLQERYVMYETIEQSILSCGDHSTDAEYWLFTLDFGKRSTMAGIEWCEATIGRLVNGEDEKDG; translated from the coding sequence ATGACGAAAAGAAATCAGACGACCTACGCTTTGCTCGGATTGATTACTGCCGGATACCGAACCGGATATGAAATGAAGCAAATGATCGACCAAAGCCTGAACCACTTTTGGAAAATCAGCTACGGCCAAATCTACCCCGCCCTCAAGCATTTAGCGGATACCGGATGGGTGACCGCTGCGCCTGCCGCGCAGGATAAGAAACCGGATAGAAAGGAGTACCGCATAACCGCAGAAGGACAAAAAGCGCTGCAAAGCTGGCTTGAAGAACCGATTAAAGAAATCGCTGCGGAAAAAAACGAGTTTCTGCTGAAGATTTTTTTCTCCAGACAGCAGGAGCGCCCGGCGACTGCTGAGAAAGTCAGGGAATATCAGCGCAAGCTTCAAGAACGGTACGTGATGTATGAAACGATCGAACAATCCATTCTGTCATGCGGTGATCACTCGACAGATGCTGAATATTGGCTGTTCACACTTGATTTCGGTAAGCGCAGCACAATGGCCGGGATCGAGTGGTGTGAAGCGACAATCGGACGCTTAGTAAACGGAGAGGATGAGAAAGATGGGTAA
- a CDS encoding TerD family protein: MAISLEKGQRIDLTKGNAGLSKIMVGLGWDPVSSGSGGFFGKLFGGGAPNIDCDASVLMLENNRMTEKKNVIYFGNLKSRCGSVEHTGDNLTGEGSGDDEQIIVDLQKVPANIDKLVFVVNIYDCVKRSQHFGMIENAFIRVVDMNNRQEMVKYNLKEDYSGRTSLITGEIYRHGNEWKFTAVGEGTNDTSITDIVKRYA; this comes from the coding sequence TTGGCTATTTCTTTAGAGAAAGGTCAGCGAATCGATTTAACAAAAGGAAATGCGGGGCTTTCGAAAATTATGGTCGGCCTCGGCTGGGACCCTGTATCTTCTGGCAGCGGCGGATTTTTTGGTAAACTGTTTGGAGGAGGCGCCCCGAATATTGATTGTGATGCTTCTGTGCTGATGCTGGAGAATAACAGAATGACAGAAAAGAAGAATGTCATTTACTTCGGAAATTTAAAAAGCAGATGCGGCAGTGTTGAGCATACAGGTGACAATTTGACAGGGGAAGGCAGCGGCGATGATGAGCAGATTATCGTAGACCTTCAAAAGGTTCCCGCAAACATTGACAAGCTGGTGTTTGTCGTCAATATATACGATTGCGTCAAACGCAGCCAGCATTTCGGAATGATTGAAAATGCCTTCATCCGCGTGGTTGATATGAACAATCGCCAAGAGATGGTAAAGTACAATCTGAAGGAGGACTATTCGGGCCGGACAAGCCTGATTACGGGAGAGATATACCGGCACGGAAACGAATGGAAGTTCACGGCTGTCGGAGAAGGTACAAACGATACAAGCATTACGGACATCGTCAAACGCTACGCCTAA
- a CDS encoding TerD family protein codes for MAISLAKGQKVDLTKTNPGLSKVVVGLGWDVNKYDGGFDFDLDASVFLLDAEGKCASEKDFIFYNQTQGGNGSVVHTGDNRTGQGEGDDEQVSIDLNAVPDNIQKISFVITIHDAEARRQNFGQVSNAYVRVINEDSNEELIRYDLAEDFSIETALITGELYRHAGEWKFSAIGSGYQGGLARIATDFGLQIG; via the coding sequence ATGGCAATTTCATTAGCGAAAGGTCAGAAGGTTGATTTAACGAAAACAAATCCGGGGCTCTCAAAGGTAGTTGTCGGTTTGGGCTGGGACGTCAACAAATATGACGGAGGATTCGATTTTGACCTTGATGCCAGCGTGTTCCTGCTGGATGCCGAAGGCAAGTGCGCTTCAGAGAAAGATTTTATTTTCTATAATCAAACACAAGGCGGAAACGGGTCTGTTGTACATACAGGCGACAATCGGACAGGTCAAGGGGAAGGAGATGATGAACAGGTATCAATCGACTTGAACGCTGTGCCTGACAATATTCAAAAAATCTCTTTTGTCATTACCATTCATGATGCTGAAGCCCGCCGCCAAAATTTCGGTCAGGTGTCTAACGCTTATGTCCGCGTGATCAATGAAGACTCCAACGAAGAGTTGATCCGTTATGATCTTGCCGAGGATTTCTCAATTGAAACGGCGCTGATCACCGGTGAACTTTACCGCCATGCCGGAGAGTGGAAATTTTCAGCGATCGGTTCAGGCTATCAGGGCGGATTGGC
- a CDS encoding cell wall hydrolase translates to MGVVKATSKDVALLARLLRAEAEGEGVQGMLLVGNVGINRIRANCSDFVGLRTIPQMIHQPHAFEAVTHGYFYQRARESEKRLARRAINGERFWPAKFSLWYFRPAGACPAQWYDQPHVGRFKAHCFYEPTAEECQNVYNTF, encoded by the coding sequence ATGGGAGTGGTTAAGGCTACATCTAAAGACGTCGCCCTTTTGGCAAGGCTTTTGCGGGCGGAAGCTGAAGGTGAAGGTGTACAGGGGATGCTGCTTGTCGGAAATGTCGGAATCAACCGGATCAGGGCAAATTGTTCCGACTTTGTGGGGCTGCGCACCATTCCGCAGATGATTCATCAGCCGCATGCCTTTGAGGCTGTGACACACGGCTATTTTTACCAAAGGGCGAGGGAAAGCGAAAAGCGTTTGGCGCGGAGAGCGATCAACGGAGAAAGGTTCTGGCCGGCAAAGTTCAGCCTGTGGTATTTCAGACCGGCGGGTGCATGCCCGGCGCAGTGGTATGATCAGCCCCATGTCGGGCGCTTCAAAGCACACTGTTTTTATGAACCGACAGCCGAAGAGTGTCAAAATGTCTATAATACGTTTTAA
- a CDS encoding LLM class flavin-dependent oxidoreductase, with amino-acid sequence MIQLSILDQVPVSKGSDAYTALKQTAELAKLADEWGYKRYWFAEHHSTRGLASTAPEILIAHIAAKTANIRIGSGGVLLPQYSPFKVAESFRQLEALYPGRIDLGLGRSPGGTAKTRLALTDGVNKSLRDFPRQLQDLLYYLTDAIPSGHDYAGIKAAPLTAAPPAPWLLGLGENSAKQAADMGIGYVFGHFIHPERGRNAFKTYNESYRPSAFFDRPHAMAAVFVICAATDEQAKELCLSQDLWLLRVEKGLDSRVPSIEEAKSAAYSTADKKKILKNRERMVIGSPQTVKTKLDELSEHYQTEEIMVLTNVYRFEDKKRSFEMLAELF; translated from the coding sequence ATGATACAACTCAGCATACTCGACCAGGTTCCTGTATCCAAAGGATCAGATGCCTACACCGCATTAAAGCAGACGGCTGAACTGGCCAAGTTAGCCGATGAATGGGGCTACAAAAGATACTGGTTTGCCGAGCATCACAGTACACGCGGGCTTGCAAGCACTGCGCCGGAAATTTTGATCGCCCATATTGCGGCAAAAACCGCAAATATCCGCATCGGTTCCGGCGGTGTGCTGCTTCCGCAGTACAGTCCTTTTAAAGTGGCCGAAAGCTTTCGGCAGCTTGAAGCGCTTTACCCCGGACGAATCGACCTCGGACTCGGCCGCTCGCCAGGCGGCACCGCCAAAACCCGGCTCGCCCTGACGGATGGAGTCAATAAGAGTTTGCGGGATTTTCCGAGACAGCTTCAAGATTTGCTTTACTATTTGACGGACGCCATCCCTTCCGGACATGACTATGCCGGCATTAAAGCCGCTCCGCTGACAGCTGCGCCGCCCGCCCCCTGGCTTTTAGGTCTTGGAGAAAACAGCGCCAAACAGGCGGCGGACATGGGAATCGGATATGTATTCGGCCACTTCATTCACCCTGAAAGAGGGCGAAATGCTTTCAAAACGTATAATGAAAGCTATCGGCCTTCGGCTTTTTTTGATCGGCCTCATGCTATGGCCGCCGTATTCGTCATCTGTGCAGCCACCGATGAACAAGCGAAAGAACTCTGCCTGAGCCAGGACCTTTGGCTTCTTCGGGTTGAAAAAGGTCTCGACAGCCGCGTGCCAAGCATTGAGGAAGCGAAATCGGCGGCATACAGCACCGCCGATAAAAAGAAGATCCTCAAAAACCGCGAACGGATGGTCATCGGCTCGCCCCAGACAGTGAAAACAAAGCTTGATGAGCTCTCGGAACACTATCAAACAGAGGAGATCATGGTATTGACAAATGTATACCGGTTTGAAGATAAAAAGCGGTCTTTCGAAATGCTTGCCGAGCTTTTTTAA
- a CDS encoding TetR/AcrR family transcriptional regulator yields MNGFEKRALLIKEKIKKTTLKLLNTRDVKRIRITDIAKEANVSQVTIYNYFGSKEALLNEVFKDYIDQAIAEFEEYMKKDIPVKKKIELIISQKKEATNQKFALTMVKELMIEENEMMNYVKKQYDEKIIPLMLQMIEDGHRSGEVSPKVTAQGFLVFMNMIIEHSKTLGEEYEKNRQFAEEMQHIFFYGLCGRP; encoded by the coding sequence ATGAACGGATTTGAAAAAAGAGCGTTGCTGATCAAAGAAAAGATCAAGAAAACAACGCTGAAATTGCTGAATACGCGGGACGTAAAGCGAATCCGCATTACCGATATTGCAAAAGAGGCAAACGTGTCCCAAGTCACAATCTATAATTATTTTGGCAGCAAAGAAGCGCTGTTGAATGAAGTCTTTAAGGATTACATTGACCAAGCGATCGCCGAGTTTGAAGAATATATGAAAAAAGATATACCGGTAAAGAAAAAAATCGAATTGATCATTTCGCAAAAAAAGGAAGCGACCAATCAGAAGTTTGCGTTGACAATGGTTAAGGAACTGATGATCGAGGAAAACGAAATGATGAATTACGTGAAAAAACAATATGACGAAAAAATTATTCCGCTGATGCTGCAAATGATTGAAGACGGCCACCGCTCGGGCGAGGTCTCTCCGAAAGTAACCGCACAGGGCTTTCTCGTTTTTATGAACATGATCATTGAACATTCCAAAACATTGGGTGAAGAATATGAAAAGAACAGGCAGTTTGCTGAAGAGATGCAGCACATTTTTTTCTACGGGCTTTGCGGAAGGCCTTAG
- a CDS encoding DUF4188 domain-containing protein, with protein sequence MGKTIITKPFTADPEDEVVVFVIGMRINKWHAVHQWWPVFTAMPPMIRELYQNKDLGFLSMESAINFRTILLVQYWRSFEALTAYAKGGKHMAAWRRFYQKTAASGAVGIYHETYTVPKGRYETFYHNMPAFGLAKAYGHQPVTHRTKTAEQRLRG encoded by the coding sequence ATGGGTAAAACGATCATCACCAAGCCTTTTACGGCAGATCCTGAGGACGAAGTGGTCGTGTTTGTGATCGGCATGAGAATCAACAAATGGCATGCGGTTCACCAATGGTGGCCGGTTTTCACCGCCATGCCGCCTATGATTCGCGAGCTTTACCAAAACAAAGATCTCGGCTTTCTTTCTATGGAATCGGCCATCAATTTCCGGACGATCCTGCTGGTTCAATACTGGCGCTCTTTCGAAGCTTTGACCGCCTATGCGAAAGGCGGAAAACATATGGCTGCCTGGCGCCGCTTTTATCAAAAAACAGCGGCATCAGGCGCTGTCGGCATTTATCATGAAACATATACGGTTCCGAAGGGCCGTTATGAAACCTTCTATCACAATATGCCGGCATTCGGCCTTGCGAAAGCATACGGCCATCAACCCGTCACCCACCGTACAAAAACAGCGGAACAGCGGCTGCGGGGATAA
- a CDS encoding ABC transporter permease subunit gives MNLSLYKQMLKTNLKGIMSYAAGSAFYILFILGIYPSIAESAKDIEKLITSMPEGFLNAFGFENGLGSLEDFMSGEYYGLIFIVILSIFSVMLSTKLVARLVDQGSMAYILSTPTTRGKVAFTQAVVLMTGLLVIMAVTTAAGLAGYHFMLGDDYDFNVSRFLLLNLLGFLLFFAISGISFFISAMSNDEKKALGFSGGITFLFFSLDLIGKLSEETEWLRNVSIFSLFRPSDIVNGSADIAAASIILSAVGLAAFLLGILSFKKRDLPL, from the coding sequence ATGAATCTTTCCCTGTATAAACAAATGTTAAAAACCAATCTGAAAGGGATCATGAGCTATGCGGCGGGCTCCGCGTTCTACATTCTTTTCATATTGGGAATCTACCCGAGCATCGCAGAGAGCGCGAAGGATATTGAAAAATTGATCACTTCGATGCCTGAAGGCTTTCTGAACGCGTTCGGATTTGAAAACGGGCTCGGGAGTCTTGAGGATTTTATGTCCGGAGAATATTACGGCCTTATTTTTATCGTGATTCTTTCGATCTTTTCTGTCATGCTGTCGACAAAGCTTGTAGCGAGGTTGGTTGATCAAGGCTCTATGGCGTATATTTTGTCAACGCCGACGACAAGGGGAAAGGTCGCCTTCACACAGGCCGTTGTCCTCATGACAGGGTTGCTTGTCATCATGGCCGTGACAACAGCAGCCGGGCTGGCGGGGTATCATTTTATGCTTGGCGATGACTATGATTTTAATGTATCCAGATTTCTGCTTTTGAACCTGCTCGGGTTTCTGCTGTTTTTTGCGATAAGCGGCATTTCCTTTTTCATATCCGCCATGTCGAATGATGAGAAAAAAGCGCTCGGCTTCTCCGGCGGCATTACATTCCTGTTCTTCAGCCTCGATTTGATCGGCAAATTAAGCGAAGAAACGGAATGGCTAAGAAACGTGTCGATCTTCTCTTTGTTCAGGCCGAGCGATATTGTAAACGGCAGTGCCGATATCGCGGCCGCGTCCATTATTCTTTCAGCGGTCGGTTTGGCTGCCTTTCTGCTCGGCATCCTCTCCTTTAAAAAGCGTGATTTGCCGCTGTAA
- a CDS encoding DUF2207 domain-containing protein yields the protein MMKHSFFFFMLFAFFLLAGFSSIADQSFSIDRVDIQANVKENGDLDVEEVYTYRFKGSFNGASRSFSKDETGRIKGFKAYLLAKTGEARPLKTTQEDGTYFAHTAVKDEAKKVLFHYAVEDAAKKFEDTSVLRHSFFQKTNTVMHHVNIRVRLPDSVQPADIHAFLREKGDGEITGISYHTVIYHSGMIPAGTSSELRIYFPQNALPKAVRHPSYQTVDDLLAEEKNEAERYAKRGGRLENADRTASVFSGIIGLMIVAVLILSLVKKRRQKLLPLEKLEAFDPVLVAYLYRKGSLTERDLLAGLLSLYQRGLVTMKKVRAEERFLRDRKAPDETYQFEFSDDLMSLTKPDRLFIEKLFEQKENGVYLFRLDSLSGPTEEEIEEKEGLEKYERKRIILQNVVQKWTENIRQDAVYKELFQENRWLRMLSLTLLFFQTGFLLYIMAADVVPQAGFMIVCMIFGFALSAGIVLAKYKLYSIMFFLGLFIASLFTDSISTILFYGISLALSIVLIALIPSIKESRSAFIYRRSVLSWRNQLRQGAGLSERSLSENEKIFVYAIVLEIEDESMAFVKGSKNGLDQAFPILGMAACGDFHYPFLSWQQTLAVHGHTAAHHAGGSGSDGGSGPGAF from the coding sequence ATGATGAAGCACTCCTTTTTCTTTTTCATGCTTTTTGCTTTTTTTCTTCTCGCGGGGTTTTCTTCTATAGCCGATCAATCTTTTTCAATTGATCGTGTCGATATTCAAGCCAATGTCAAAGAAAACGGCGACTTGGATGTGGAGGAGGTTTACACATACCGCTTCAAGGGTTCCTTCAACGGGGCGTCAAGGTCGTTCAGCAAGGATGAAACAGGGCGGATAAAAGGCTTTAAAGCGTACCTGCTTGCAAAAACCGGCGAAGCCCGTCCGTTAAAAACAACGCAGGAAGATGGAACCTACTTTGCTCATACCGCGGTAAAAGATGAAGCAAAGAAAGTGCTGTTTCACTATGCTGTCGAAGATGCTGCGAAGAAATTTGAGGACACCTCTGTTTTGCGCCATTCTTTTTTCCAAAAAACGAATACAGTGATGCATCATGTAAACATTCGGGTCAGGCTTCCTGATTCGGTTCAGCCGGCGGATATCCATGCGTTTCTCCGTGAAAAAGGCGATGGTGAAATAACAGGGATCAGCTACCATACCGTTATATATCACAGCGGGATGATCCCGGCGGGGACAAGCTCCGAGCTGAGAATCTATTTCCCGCAAAACGCCCTGCCTAAGGCGGTTCGCCATCCTTCCTACCAAACGGTGGACGATTTGTTAGCGGAGGAAAAAAACGAGGCGGAGCGCTATGCCAAGCGGGGTGGACGGCTGGAAAACGCCGACAGGACGGCATCGGTTTTTTCCGGCATCATCGGTTTGATGATTGTCGCGGTCCTGATTCTTTCATTGGTGAAGAAAAGGCGGCAAAAACTGCTCCCGCTTGAAAAGCTGGAAGCCTTTGATCCTGTTCTGGTTGCCTATTTGTACAGAAAAGGCAGCCTCACAGAGCGCGATTTGCTGGCGGGGCTGCTGTCGCTTTATCAGCGCGGGCTTGTCACAATGAAAAAGGTGAGGGCGGAAGAACGATTTCTCCGCGACCGCAAAGCGCCTGATGAGACATATCAATTCGAATTCTCCGATGATCTCATGTCGCTGACAAAACCGGACCGGCTGTTCATTGAAAAGCTTTTTGAGCAAAAGGAAAACGGAGTTTACCTGTTCAGGCTGGACTCGCTCAGCGGACCGACTGAAGAGGAAATTGAGGAAAAGGAAGGGTTGGAGAAATACGAGCGGAAACGAATCATTCTTCAGAATGTTGTTCAAAAATGGACGGAGAACATCAGGCAGGACGCCGTATATAAAGAGTTATTTCAAGAGAACCGCTGGCTGCGCATGCTGTCGCTTACACTGCTCTTCTTCCAAACGGGGTTCCTGCTTTATATCATGGCTGCGGATGTTGTGCCTCAGGCCGGTTTTATGATCGTATGTATGATTTTCGGCTTTGCCTTATCGGCAGGCATCGTTTTGGCCAAGTATAAACTGTATTCGATCATGTTTTTTCTCGGGCTGTTTATCGCATCTCTCTTTACGGACAGCATTTCGACCATTCTGTTTTACGGTATAAGCCTCGCGCTTTCCATCGTATTGATTGCGCTCATTCCGTCCATCAAGGAAAGCAGGTCTGCCTTCATCTACAGAAGGTCGGTTCTCTCATGGAGAAACCAGCTGAGACAAGGAGCAGGCCTTTCAGAGAGAAGCCTGTCTGAAAATGAAAAAATCTTCGTATATGCCATTGTCCTTGAAATCGAGGATGAGTCAATGGCGTTTGTCAAAGGATCAAAAAACGGACTTGACCAAGCCTTCCCAATCCTTGGCATGGCCGCCTGCGGCGATTTTCATTACCCGTTCTTGAGCTGGCAGCAGACCTTGGCTGTTCATGGTCATACGGCAGCCCATCATGCAGGCGGTTCAGGATCGGACGGGGGAAGTGGGCCGGGGGCTTTTTGA
- a CDS encoding ABC transporter ATP-binding protein, with protein MLTVQGLTKQFSNGKGIFDVSFSINKGEVFGFLGPNGAGKSTTIRHIMGFMRPDRGDIKVNGMDMMKNQGEVQRHIGYLPGEIAFIEGMTGKTFLDFMADMQGVKDEAKRNELIERLQFDVHTSIRKMSKGMKQKVGIVAAFMHSPEVIILDEPTSGLDPLMQKVFIDIVLEEKAKGTTFLMSSHSFPEIEKTCDRAAIIKDGVIIAIKDIHELQSMQRKVFEVTFENPADIPAFMDSGLHIESRQDNRVKVAVLGNHDQFIKETAKYQIRHIDVSSQSLEEVFMNYYDRKGTVQ; from the coding sequence ATGCTGACAGTACAAGGGCTGACAAAACAATTTTCAAATGGAAAAGGCATATTTGATGTCTCATTTTCCATAAACAAAGGAGAAGTTTTTGGATTTTTAGGTCCGAACGGGGCCGGAAAATCGACTACTATCCGCCACATTATGGGGTTTATGAGACCTGATCGAGGCGACATCAAAGTGAACGGGATGGACATGATGAAAAATCAAGGCGAGGTTCAGCGGCACATAGGCTACCTTCCCGGGGAAATCGCCTTTATCGAGGGAATGACAGGAAAAACGTTTCTCGATTTCATGGCAGATATGCAGGGGGTTAAAGATGAGGCTAAGCGCAATGAGCTGATCGAACGGCTGCAATTCGACGTTCACACATCGATTAGAAAGATGTCAAAAGGCATGAAACAGAAGGTCGGGATTGTCGCCGCCTTCATGCACAGCCCGGAAGTGATCATCCTTGATGAGCCTACATCAGGCCTTGATCCGCTGATGCAAAAAGTATTTATTGATATCGTGCTCGAAGAAAAAGCCAAAGGGACGACTTTTTTAATGTCCTCTCACAGCTTTCCGGAAATCGAAAAAACATGTGACAGAGCCGCCATTATAAAAGACGGCGTCATCATTGCCATTAAAGATATTCACGAACTGCAGTCCATGCAGCGGAAGGTGTTTGAAGTCACATTTGAAAACCCTGCCGATATCCCGGCATTTATGGACTCAGGCCTGCACATTGAGTCACGGCAGGACAATCGCGTCAAAGTCGCCGTTTTGGGAAACCACGACCAATTTATTAAGGAAACGGCCAAATACCAAATTCGGCACATTGATGTATCATCACAAAGCTTGGAAGAAGTGTTTATGAACTACTATGACAGAAAGGGGACAGTGCAATGA
- a CDS encoding sulfurtransferase has product MAAVKSPEWVWKRLKEKPGQTVIVDVRFHLTNPEEGRKAYRQGHLPGAVYVDLKKDLSAKVEKHGGRHPLPPHEKIAKTLGEIGIDRYTAVIAYDDSGGMFAARFWWQLRYLGHTSVYVLDGGFSHWVKAGYDITTEIPRPVPREFSPELAKEELLDAGQVKDRIGRKDTILIDARERARYTGETEPLDHQAGHIPGAKNYFWKGNLTEDGSWKSQEQLRQHYASLDRNSEIVVYCGSGVSACPNVLGLKEAGFQDVKLYAGSWSDWISYKENPVVSGEE; this is encoded by the coding sequence TTGGCAGCAGTCAAAAGTCCGGAATGGGTGTGGAAACGGTTGAAGGAAAAACCGGGCCAAACGGTCATTGTCGATGTCAGGTTTCATCTGACAAACCCGGAAGAAGGGCGGAAAGCGTATAGACAAGGACATCTGCCCGGAGCCGTTTATGTTGATTTGAAAAAGGATTTATCCGCCAAAGTTGAAAAACACGGAGGAAGACACCCTCTTCCGCCTCACGAGAAAATCGCAAAAACACTTGGTGAAATCGGCATTGACCGCTATACAGCCGTTATCGCCTATGATGACAGCGGCGGCATGTTTGCGGCGCGTTTTTGGTGGCAGCTCCGCTATCTCGGCCATACAAGCGTTTATGTATTGGATGGCGGCTTCTCCCATTGGGTCAAAGCCGGATACGACATCACAACCGAGATTCCGCGGCCCGTCCCCCGGGAATTTTCGCCGGAACTTGCAAAAGAAGAACTGCTAGATGCCGGACAGGTCAAAGACCGGATCGGCCGAAAAGATACGATCCTGATCGATGCCCGTGAGCGGGCCAGATACACTGGAGAAACCGAACCGCTTGATCATCAGGCAGGTCATATTCCCGGCGCTAAAAACTATTTTTGGAAAGGCAATTTGACGGAAGACGGCAGCTGGAAAAGCCAAGAACAGTTAAGACAGCATTACGCCTCTTTAGACCGCAACAGTGAAATCGTCGTCTATTGCGGATCGGGAGTATCTGCCTGCCCAAATGTCCTTGGTTTAAAGGAAGCCGGATTTCAAGATGTAAAGCTCTATGCCGGCAGCTGGAGCGATTGGATCAGTTATAAGGAGAACCCGGTGGTGTCCGGGGAGGAATAA
- a CDS encoding NlpC/P60 family protein: protein MKKKVYAVGLASVLGAAGLFTPFMNNTASAETSQQKQEIQKKRSEVDSSIESKRKEIAKLQEEQKKLEDKIKDLDKKALETSNKIEKKQEENKKTKKEVDSLKKEIKETEKRIEERSKVIKKRVRSLQENGGSQNYIDVLLGAQSFGDFITRATAVSTIVDADKDLLNEQEKDKNKLEKAMSDLNKKLDEIQKTLADLKTLKADLDKQLKDQASLSEQLNAKQSKAESELNDLKKESGSLTKEEAALEQKIKEEKAAAAAAEKAKEESASAKSDSASVGKSSGSSNSGSSSSKSSSSSRNYSSGSAVSSNSGAIETAISTGSSIVGRSPYKWGGGRSQADINNRRFDCSSFVRWAYASAGVELGFGATTSTLVGKGRAVSASDMKRGDLVFFDTYKTNGHVGIYLGNGTFLNDNSSRGVSIDSMSNPYWSAHFSGVVRRVVE, encoded by the coding sequence GTGAAGAAAAAAGTTTATGCTGTTGGTTTAGCGTCGGTTCTTGGAGCAGCTGGTCTATTTACCCCCTTTATGAACAACACGGCATCTGCGGAAACATCTCAGCAGAAGCAGGAAATTCAGAAAAAGCGTTCGGAAGTTGATTCAAGCATCGAAAGCAAAAGAAAAGAGATTGCAAAGCTTCAGGAAGAGCAGAAAAAACTTGAAGACAAAATAAAAGATCTCGATAAAAAAGCGCTTGAAACAAGCAACAAAATCGAAAAGAAGCAAGAGGAAAACAAAAAAACAAAAAAAGAAGTGGATTCTCTGAAAAAAGAAATCAAAGAAACGGAAAAACGGATTGAAGAGCGTTCAAAAGTGATTAAAAAACGCGTGCGCAGCCTTCAGGAAAACGGCGGTTCGCAAAACTACATCGACGTTCTTCTCGGCGCGCAGAGCTTTGGGGACTTCATCACACGCGCGACAGCCGTTTCAACGATTGTCGATGCGGACAAAGATCTGCTGAACGAGCAGGAGAAAGATAAAAACAAGCTTGAAAAAGCAATGTCTGACTTAAATAAAAAGCTGGATGAAATCCAAAAAACGCTGGCTGACCTGAAAACTCTCAAAGCTGACTTGGACAAGCAGCTGAAAGATCAGGCGAGCCTTTCTGAACAGCTGAACGCGAAGCAGTCGAAAGCGGAATCTGAGCTGAACGACCTGAAAAAAGAATCAGGCTCACTAACAAAAGAAGAAGCCGCTCTTGAACAAAAAATTAAAGAAGAGAAAGCTGCTGCCGCTGCGGCCGAAAAAGCCAAAGAGGAGTCAGCATCAGCAAAGTCTGATTCAGCTTCTGTCGGCAAATCAAGCGGATCTTCCAACAGCGGTTCATCAAGCAGCAAAAGCAGCAGTTCATCAAGAAACTATTCTTCAGGCTCTGCTGTAAGCAGCAATTCAGGCGCGATTGAAACGGCAATCAGCACCGGATCAAGCATCGTCGGCAGATCTCCGTACAAATGGGGAGGCGGACGCTCGCAAGCCGATATCAACAACCGTCGTTTTGACTGTTCATCTTTCGTACGCTGGGCTTATGCATCAGCGGGCGTAGAATTGGGCTTCGGAGCGACAACAAGCACGCTTGTCGGCAAAGGCCGCGCTGTCAGCGCATCTGATATGAAACGCGGAGACTTGGTCTTCTTTGACACATACAAAACAAACGGCCACGTGGGAATTTATCTGGGCAACGGAACATTCTTAAACGATAACAGCTCACGCGGCGTATCGATCGATTCAATGAGCAACCCGTATTGGAGTGCACATTTCAGCGGAGTTGTCAGACGGGTCGTTGAATAA